A section of the Fusarium falciforme chromosome 8, complete sequence genome encodes:
- a CDS encoding Alpha-L-rhamnosidase — MKVTNLRLEHYHECTAIGEEKPRISWSFEGLDHAWRQRAYEISLRRGIRGEIQTFTTMSSQSLYVEWPTNPLESCEMATLKVRAQSEGSIWTLWSAPLHIEAGILKTDNWHCSLIQSPIKQDSSTSIRPVRFRRSFQVKETLRQARLYITAHGIYESFINGCKIGDHVLAPGWTSYDHELSYQTFDILPQVKIGTNVIAAEVAEGWFCGRLGFLGGQRNIWGSNIGLFAQIILTYLDGRTEVIGTDSSWKASHGPLLQAEIYDGECFDSRLDLPGWNESSFTDTDWQAVEVGNLSPSKLRAPESPPVRRIQVLPAQQKLQSPKGSVILDFGQNLVGWVRCQLSGPEGHTVRLIHAEVLDKGECATAPLRDARCIDTVILSGDSFVYEPRFTFHGFRYVQIEGVAFNDVDLDNFCAVVVHTAMARTGWFECSDQMLNKLHENVVWSMKGNFVSVPTDCPQRDERLGWTGDLQAFAPTAAYLFDTGGILKTWLRGLACEQNEDGDGVPPLFSPNIWKGRPNIPSAIWGDAIISVPWDLYQATGDALFLEDLYANMKDWIQNGVKRDNTGLLWDPSHSQLGDWLEPTAPADDPGNGPTDEILVSNAFLIRMTDLMARISSILGHVEECELWEQQAVELRAEFSRVYITDEGRVVSDTQTALALAIHFSLFPTQQQQDAAAARLEHLIKRNARFKIATGFAGTPILGHALSKINQHQLFYRMLMHRKPPSWLYPITMGATTIWERWDSMLPDGSLNSSNMTSFNHYALGAVANWMHSTIAGIRPLGPGWKKIQISPVPGATISSCHARFLSPYGEVSVEWELKDDKMHLKVRVPGNIEAEVILPGAGPKHVGSGSHVFSHAYSRPAWPPLPIYPPFVPHDDDEP, encoded by the coding sequence ATGAAGGTCACCAACCTACGACTCGAGCACTATCACGAGTGCACAGCAATCGGCGAGGAAAAGCCGCGGATTTCCTGGTCATTCGAAGGGCTGGACCATGCCTGGCGTCAGAGGGCATATGAAATTTCCCTCCGGCGAGGCATCCGAGGCGAAATTCAAACATTCACTACCATGTCTTCCCAATCGCTCTATGTAGAGTGGCCAACAAACCCTCTAGAGTCGTGCGAGATGGCAACGCTCAAGGTTAGAGCGCAATCCGAGGGTTCAATATGGACTTTGTGGTCTGCTCCTCTGCATATTGAAGCAGGAATACTAAAGACCGACAACTGGCACTGTTCTTTGATCCAATCTCCAATAAAACAAGATTCATCTACATCTATTCGCCCGGTACGCTTCCGGAGGTCCTTTCAGGTCAAGGAGACACTGCGCCAGGCTCGACTCTACATCACCGCACATGGGATCTATGAGAGCTTCATAAATGGGTGCAAGATTGGCGACCATGTGCTTGCTCCAGGGTGGACGTCCTACGACCATGAACTGTCATATCAGACCTTCGACATCCTACCACAAGTCAAGATTGGGACGAATGTAATTGCTGCCGAGGTCGCGGAAGGCTGGTTCTGCGGCAGATTAGGCTTCCTGGGTGGTCAAAGAAACATCTGGGGTTCCAATATTGGCCTGTTCGCCCAGATCATTCTCACTTATTTGGACGGGAGGACCGAAGTCATTGGGACAGACAGCAGCTGGAAAGCCAGTCACGGCCCATTGCTCCAAGCTGAGATCTACGATGGCGAGTGCTTTGACTCCAGGTTGGACTTGCCTGGATGGAACGAGTCATCGTTTACAGATACGGACTGGCAAGCGGTTGAGGTAGGGAACCTAAGCCCATCGAAATTGAGAGCGCCCGAGAGCCCACCCGTGCGACGGATACAGGTACTCCCAGCACAGCAAAAGCTACAGAGCCCCAAGGGAAGCGTGATACTCGACTTTGGACAGAACCTAGTCGGATGGGTACGATGTCAACTTTCCGGCCCAGAGGGACACACGGTTCGCCTCATCCATGCAGAGGTCTTGGACAAGGGAGAGTGCGCCACTGCGCCGCTTCGTGATGCCAGGTGTATAGATACAGTGATTCTTTCTGGCGATTCTTTTGTCTATGAGCCTCGATTCACATTTCATGGCTTTCGCTACGTCCAGATCGAAGGTGTAGCCTTCAATGACGTGGACCTCGACAACTTCTGTGCCGTCGTCGTTCATACGGCCATGGCTCGAACCGGTTGGTTCGAGTGTTCCGACCAGATGCTAAATAAGCTGCACGAAAACGTGGTCTGGTCCATGAAAGGCAATTTTGTCTCGGTCCCCACAGACTGCCCGCAGCGAGACGAGCGTCTCGGATGGACAGGCGACTTGCAGGCGTTTGCACCAACGGCAGCCTACCTGTTTGACACCGGCGGCATACTCAAGACTTGGCTTCGAGGACTGGCTTGCGAGCAAaatgaagatggagatggcgtcCCGCCGCTGTTCTCGCCCAACATCTGGAAAGGGCGGCCGAACATCCCATCTGCCATCTGGGGAGATGCAATCATCAGCGTGCCGTGGGACCTTTACCAAGCCACTGGTGATGCGTTGTTTCTTGAAGACTTGTACGCAAACATGAAAGATTGGATACAGAACGGAGTGAAGCGAGACAATACAGGTCTTTTATGGGACCCCAGCCATTCTCAGCTGGGTGACTGGCTTGAGCCTACCGCGCCCGCTGATGACCCAGGCAATGGCCCGACGGATGAGATTCTAGTTTCCAACGCCTTTCTCATCCGCATGACAGATCTCATGGCTCGCATCTCGAGCATCTTGGGCCATGTGGAGGAATGCGAGCTTTGGGAGCAACAAGCAGTCGAGTTACGAGCCGAATTCTCTCGCGTCTATATCACGGATGAGGGAAGGGTTGTGTCAGACACTCAGACAGCGCTCGCTCTAGCCATCCatttttccctcttcccgactcagcagcaacaagatgCAGCGGCAGCACGCCTGGAGCATTTAATCAAGCGCAACGCACGTTTCAAGATCGCTACAGGCTTTGCTGGAACACCCATTCTTGGGCATGCGCTGAGCAAGATCAACCAGCATCAGCTCTTCTATCGGATGCTCATGCACCGGAAGCCGCCGTCTTGGTTATACCCCATCACAATGGGCGCCACGACCATTTGGGAACGCTGGGATAGCATGTTGCCCGACGGCTCGCTGAATTCGTCCAACATGACCAGCTTTAATCACTATGCGTTGGGCGCCGTGGCAAATTGGATGCATTCGACGATTGCTGGGATCAGACCCTTGGGGCCTGGCTGGAAGAAGATCCAGATTTCCCCGGTTCCGGGTGCGACAATTTCATCCTGTCACGCCCGGTTCTTGAGTCCATACGGCGAGGTAAGCGTTGAATGGGAACTAAAGGATGATAAAATGCACCTAAAGGTCCGAGTTCCCGGGAACATTGAAGCAGAGGTCATACTTCCCGGTGCTGGGCCGAAGCACGTGGGGTCTGGAAGCCATGTTTTCTCTCATGCTTATTCTCGGCCTGCCTGGCCACCGCTACCCATCTATCCACCGTTCGTGCCacacgatgacgatgagccTTGA
- a CDS encoding MFS domain-containing protein, producing MHTEHKPSVEMVEKGADVLAANPHESTTISFKQSLTENYKTIIFSVLMATGPMAFGFDVIIVGVVTAFPAFLMRFGELHDGMPILPSLWLSLWNAAMQIGLMLGSIMTGWMSDRFGRKISMMLGAFVTSAGIAVVYTCDLSDSMGHRRGAFTAGKIVIGMGLSMMATTCMTYNSEIVPPKLRGIALSLFQFQLVFGQLIAAVVAGSQIPHGLQMTSYRICFATQWALAGMAFLAGLMVPESPVWLLRRNDEAGARKSFRWLHGPDGVEAAMVAIQSTLEHEKQEQADTASVTWAECFKGQNWRRMRIIIYASVVQQFHGLTFVANGTYFMIVAGLSPTNSITVLEIATGLSLVAIMISWVLVNYVGRRRSIMGCTAFLAAVWLSVGIAGFFSSQAALWYMGVMINLVMVFFNVGAGPVIPIIASETSSFRLRAKANAVGFMCSGFASLVFNLSVPYIFNADEGNLGGKTGLIFAALCAIAWVVFFFELPEMKNRTYMQLDEMFENKVKTRDFYKY from the exons ATGCACACAGAGCACAAGCCAAGCGTGGAGATGGTCGAGAAGGGGGCCGATGTCTTGGCCGCCAACCCTCACGAATCCACCACCATCTCCTTCAAGCAGTCGCTAACAGAAAACTACAAAACCATCATCTTTAGTGTTCTCATGGCGACCGGTCCGATGGCCTTTGGATtcgacgtcatcatcgtcggcgtGGTTACTGCTTTTCCAGCCTTTTT GATGAGGTTCGGCGAATTGCACGACGGTATGCCCATTTTGCCATCACTCTGGCTGTCTTTGTGGAACGCCGCGATGCAGATCGGCCTCATGCTGGGTTCTATAATGACGGGTTGGATGTCGGATCGGTTCGGCCGCAAGATCTCCATGATGCTGGGCGCATTTGTCACTTCAGCCGGCATCGCCGTCGTCTACACATGCGATCTAAGCGACAGCATGGGCCATCGCCGCGGCGCATTCACGGCCGGCAAGATTGTCATTGGCATGGGTCTAAGCATGATGGCCACCACTTGTATGACGTACAACTCGGAGATCGTCCCACCCAAGCTACGCGGCATTGCGTTGTCCCTCTTCCAGTTTCAGCTTGTCTTTGGGCAACTGATTGCCGCCGTCGTTGCGGGCAGCCAGATTCCCCATGGCCTCCAGATGACGTCGTACCGTATCTGCTTCGCCACCCAGTGGGCTCTTGCCGGCATGGCCTTCCTCGCAGGACTGATGGTGCCCGAGTCTCCTGTCTGGCTGCTCCGCCGCAACGACGAGGCGGGTGCTCGCAAGTCTTTCCGCTGGCTGCATGGACCTGATGGAGTCGAGGCTGCCATGGTCGCCATCCAGTCAACCCTCGAACACGAAAAACAGGAGCAGGCAGACACTGCTAGTGTCACTTGGGCAGAATGCTTCAAGGGACAGAACTGGCGCCGCATGCGCATCATCATCTACGCCAGCGTTGTGCAACAGTTCCACGGTCTCACCTTTGTTGCCAACGGTACCTACTTTATGATTGTCGCCGGCTTGTCCCCTACAAACTCCATCACCGTCCTCGAGATTGCTACTGGTCTGTCTCTGGTTGCCATCATGATATCCTGGGTTCTCGTCAATTATGTCGGCCGCAGACGCTCTATCATGGGCTGCACGGCCTTTTTGGCGGCCGTATGGCTCTCTGTGGGTATtgctggcttcttctccagtcAAGCCGCCCTGTGGTACATGGGGGTCATGATCAACCTAGTCATGGTTTTCTTCAACGTCGGCGCCGGCCCAGTCATACCCATCATCGCCTCTGAGACCTCATCGTTCAGACTTCGTGCCAAGGCCAACGCAGTTGGATTCATGTGCAGCGGCTTCGCGTCTTTGGTATTCAATCTCAGCGTCCCCTACATATTCAACGCCGATGAAGGTAACCTTGGTGGCAAGACTGGGCTCATCTTCGCAGCTCTATGTGCAATTGCCTGGgtggtcttcttctttgaACTGCCTGAGATGAAGAACCGCACTTATATGCAACTGGACGAGATGTTTGAAAACAAGGTCAAGACTCGTGActtctataagtattag
- a CDS encoding Integral membrane protein, producing MGVFNMVTDIALIILPFPILRYSHLPGRQKIPLGILFGIGSIIVIITIVRLPLVVKQSLSIQARATGASIEILGATIVANAAFFFALLKDIHRGHDNNCAGRQGAGFRPCTSDADLGLVSRHSHSSQSPTTGHCQVSSARPRVAADPSFDPTYPPSPLLSRYDVPFDSTSSHRP from the exons ATGGGGGTCTTTAATATGGTAACCGATATCGCCCTTATTATCTTGCCCTTTCCGATTCTCCGATATAGCCACCTTCCCGGCCGACA GAAAATTCCACTAGGTATCCTATTCGGCATTGGTAGTATTATTGTCATCATCACAATAGTCCGACTCCCGCTTGTTGTGAAACAATCGTTATCCATACAGGCCCGCGCGACG GGAGCATCCATCGAGATTCTGGGCGCTACCATTGTTGCCAACGCTGCCTTCTTTTTTGCCCTTCTTAAAGATATTCATAGAGGGCACGACAATAATTGTGCAGGCCGTCAGGGTGCTGGCTTTCGGCCTTGTACTTCTGATGCCGACCTCGGTCTTGTTTCTCGCCACAGCCATTCGAGCCAGAGCCCAACGACTGG CCACTGCCAAGTCAGTTCCGCGAGGCCTCGCGTTGCTGCTGATCCTAGCTTCGACCCCACTtaccctccatctcctcttcTAAGCCGCTATGATGTCCCATTCGATTCGACGTCGAGTCATCGGCCATGA
- a CDS encoding Integral membrane protein, translated as MALAPERVLDVIVAAICGSLILFRCGYRLLSRCRIHPNCHRTWHADDAYMAFAIVPLAARTTVIYLSFSLNPGQTFGLPTESDAVARGSSIAQLEENYIMSHKLLLPARVSYLT; from the coding sequence ATGGCGCTCGCCCCAGAGCGCGTCCTCGACGTTATCGTCGCCGCCATCTGCGGCTCGCTTATCCTCTTCCGATGTGGCTACCGACTGCTCTCCCGCTGCAGAATCCACCCAAACTGCCACAGGACATGGCATGCCGATGATGCGTACATGGCCTTTGCCATTGTGCCGCTCGCCGCTCGCACCACTGTAATCTATCTGTCCTTCTCGCTTAATCCTGGCCAGACCTTCGGCCTGCCAACCGAATCCGATGCCGTCGCAAGAGGCAGCTCTATCGCCCAACTTGAGGAGAATTACATTATGTCTCACAAGCTGCTGCTTCCTGCCCGCGTCTCCTACCTGACATAG
- a CDS encoding HET domain-containing protein produces the protein MNFAGDRDCSTCSARRQERWSGVAQLQTDADEGCPYCSLLNQGLLRLDPDVEARLGEDAVIRFKNPNNMIVYADPNGSLGYRSDLKNVDLQYEFYKDGDSRPYKPTGDTSSDVSYGRMYWWIRKCSEEHPLCGSGEPTELPTRILDLGLDLEGHTTDVKLVEPSPDQKDRYVALSHCWGKDQQPLRTTTATLDHHMAGIPFNQLPKTFQDAVKVSRRLGVRYLWIDSLCIIQDSAKDWEIEASRMAAVYSNSWVTVAGTCSSSSGSGCYRYGQGVNVQAPTADGDDPLAVLFPAATKLRQELRLYLRFKFQHPESGPFSYQHTVQPFPLLTRAWAYQERLLSPRVLHFGPQEVFWECMQDVDCECGSMKWSNAQSMGGYMNRDTSNELPAKISHYAALHVGKTSAQVNDTKRKEKLLSRWAEMVRDYTNRELTFPTDRLPALSGITAEMVDALGMKYCAGLWEETLPLGLLWERQDSTDEPPVVTEPRMAPSWSWATLNRPVRFLLPLYGPYRKWEVPEVFAGVEKVHCVPVGKDERGQVRFRESYITLSAEVVEASLSLEAGSSRKPWMLVSKAIAKGMNSPDKGPFMAKVGKEAPVQFWPDHRLGDADGNWHWREDEKLYCAKILRSSESFYWLALRRVSEEESTYERVGVISNTEARWETDGVKQQVKII, from the coding sequence ATGAATTTCGCTGGAGATCGGGACTGCTCCACGTGTAGCGCTCGGCGACAGGAGAGGTGGTCTGGTGTTGCTCAACTGCAGACAGATGCCGATGAAGGGTGCCCATACTGTTCACTTCTGAATCAGGGCCTGCTTCGCCTGGACCCAGACGTCGAGGCCAGGTTGGGAGAAGATGCTGTCATCCGCTTCAAGAACCCCAACAACATGATCGTGTACGCCGACCCCAATGGCTCACTAGGGTACCGGTCAGACCTGAAAAACGTGGATTTACAGTACGAATTCTACAAAGATGGTGACAGCCGCCCGTACAAGCCGACCGGGGATACTTCTTCCGACGTGAGCTATGGGCGGATGTATTGGTGGATTCGGAAATGCTCGGAAGAGCATCCGCTTTGTGGCAGCGGCGAGCCAACTGAACTGCCCACACGAATACTTGATCTTGGGCTGGACCTGGAGGGTCACACCACAGATGTCAAGCTCGTGGAGCCGTCGCCCGATCAAAAAGACCGCTATGTCGCATTGTCTCATTGCTGGGGCAAAGACCAGCAGCCTCTCCGGACTACCACGGCGACGTTGGATCATCACATGGCTGGCATCCCGTTTAACCAGTTGCCCAAGACCTTCCAGGATGCGGTCAAGGTTTCGCGACGGCTTGGGGTTCGATACTTGTGGATCGACTCCCTCtgcatcatccaagacaGCGCCAAGGACTGGGAGATCGAAGCCAGTCGCATGGCCGCCGTCTATAGCAACTCTTGGGTAACCGTAGCTGGGACGTGTTCGTCGTCCTCGGGCAGCGGTTGCTACCGGTACGGTCAGGGCGTCAATGTGCAAGCTCCTACTGCCGATGGTGACGACCCCCTAGCCGTCCTCTTCCCTGCCGCGACAAAGCTCCGCCAAGAACTCCGTCTCTACCTGCGCTTCAAGTTCCAGCACCCCGAGAGCGGACCGTTTTCTTACCAACACACGGTGCAACCGTTTCCGCTGCTCACCCGGGCCTGGGCGTACCAAGAGCGACTGCTGTCTCCCCGCGTGCTACACTTCGGCCCGCAGGAGGTTTTCTGGGAATGCATGCAGGACGTGGACTGTGAATGTGGCAGCATGAAGTGGTCCAACGCACAAAGCATGGGCGGCTACATGAACCGCGACACGTCCAACGAGCTCCCGGCCAAGATATCGCACTATGCGGCACTACACGTCGGCAAGACCAGTGCGCAGGTCAATGACACGAAGAGGAAGGAGAAGCTACTGTCGCGTTGGGCGGAGATGGTCCGAGATTATACTAACAGGGAATTGACATTTCCCACAGATCGCTTGCCAGCCTTATCGGGCATCACGGCGGAGATGGTTGACGCCCTAGGGATGAAGTATTGCGCTGGTCTGTGGGAAGAGACGCTCCCACTTGGGTTGCTGTGGGAAAGACAAGATTCAACGGACGAGCCTCCAGTTGTCACCGAGCCCAGGATGGCGCCGTCGTGGTCGTGGGCAACACTCAACCGCCCCGTGAGGTTTCTCCTTCCCTTATACGGACCGTATAGGAAGTGGGAGGTCCCCGAAGTGTTCGCAGGCGTGGAGAAGGTTCACTGTGTCCCGGTGGGAAAGGATGAGAGGGGCCAGGTACGCTTCAGGGAGTCGTACATCACCTTGTCGGCCGAGGTTGTCGAAGCGTCGCTGTCGCTTGAAGCCGGTTCCTCAAGGAAGCCGTGGATGCTTGTAAGCAAGGCAATCGCTAAAGGTATGAACTCACCGGATAAAGGACCTTTCATGGCAAAGGTCGGAAAGGAGGCGCCTGTGCAGTTTTGGCCAGATCATCGACTGGGTGACGCAGATGGGAACTGGCACTGGAGGGAAGATGAAAAACTCTATTGCGCAAAAATCCTTCGGTCTTCCGAGTCCTTCTACTGGCTCGCTTTGAGGCGGGTTTCAGAGGAGGAGTCGACATATGAACGAGTGGGAGTTATTTCGAACACAGAAGCGAGATGGGAGACAGATGGTGTGAAGCAACAAGTCAAGATCATTTAG